A window of the Drosophila gunungcola strain Sukarami chromosome X unlocalized genomic scaffold, Dgunungcola_SK_2 000043F, whole genome shotgun sequence genome harbors these coding sequences:
- the LOC128260845 gene encoding mothers against decapentaplegic homolog 3, whose amino-acid sequence MLPFTPQVVKRLLALKKGNEDNSVEGKWSEKAVKNLVKKIKKNSQLEELERAISTQNCQTRCVTVPRSKPAPAGEHLRKGLPHVIYCRLWRWPDLQSQNELKPLDHCEYAFHLRKEEICINPYHYKKIELSILVPKSLPTPPDSIVDYPLDNHTHQIPNNTDYNAAIIRSASLSPPQYMELGGAGPVSVSSTSSTPATAAGGGGASSSSSSSSAASAYQQQQQQLSFGQNMDSQSSVLSVGSSIPNTGTPPPGYMSEDGDPIDPNDNMNMSRLTPPADAAPVMYHEPAFWCSISYYELNTRVGETFHASQPSITVDGFTDPSNSERFCLGLLSNVNRNEVVEQTRRHIGKGVRLYYIGGEVFAECLSDSSIFVQSPNCNQRYGWHPATVCKIPPGCNLKIFNNQEFAALLSQSVSQGFEAVYQLTRMCTIRMSFVKGWGAEYRRQTVTSTPCWIELHLNGPLQWLDRVLTQMGSPRLPCSSMS is encoded by the coding sequence ATGTTGCCATTCACCCCGCAGGTAGTCAAGCGTTTGTTAGCACTCAAAAAGGGCAACGAGGACAACAGCGTCGAGGGCAAGTGGTCGGAGAAGGCCGTCAAGAATCTGGTCAAGAAGATCAAGAAGAATTCGCAGCTGGAGGAGCTAGAGCGGGCGATCTCCACACAAAACTGCCAGACGCGGTGCGTGACGGTGCCGCGCAGCAAGCCAGCTCCCGCCGGCGAGCATCTGCGCAAGGGTCTGCCGCACGTCATCTATTGCCGTTTGTGGCGCTGGCCGGATCTCCAGTCGCAGAATGAACTAAAGCCCCTCGACCACTGCGAATACGCCTTCCATCTGCGCAAGGAGGAGATCTGCATCAATCCGTACCACTACAAGAAAATCGAACTGTCCATCCTGGTGCCGAAATCGCTGCCCACGCCGCCCGACTCCATTGTGGACTATCCGCTGGACAACCATACGCACCAGATACCCAACAACACCGACTACAATGCGGCGATAATCCGCAGCGCCTCGTTGAGTCCGCCGCAGTACATGGAATTGGGCGGTGCCGGGCCCGTTTCCGTATCGTCCACCAGTTCGACGCCCGCCACAGCCGCCGGAGGCGGTGgtgcctcctcctcctcgtcgtcctcgtccgcCGCCTCCGCctaccaacagcagcagcagcagctgtcCTTTGGCCAAAACATGGACTCGCAGTCAAGTGTGCTCAGCGTGGGCAGCAGCATTCCCAACACCGGCACCCCTCCGCCCGGCTATATGAGCGAGGATGGTGACCCCATCGATCCCAACGACAACATGAACATGTCGCGTCTTACGCCGCCCGCCGATGCAGCCCCGGTGATGTACCACGAGCCGGCCTTCTGGTGTTCCATCTCCTACTACGAGCTCAATACGCGCGTCGGCGAGACCTTCCACGCATCGCAGCCATCGATCACGGTGGACGGCTTCACCGATCCCTCCAACTCGGAGCGCTTCTGCCTCGGCCTGCTGTCCAATGTGAATCGCAACGAGGTCGTGGAGCAGACGCGTCGTCACATTGGCAAGGGAGTACGGCTGTACTACATTGGCGGGGAGGTGTTCGCCGAATGCCTCAGCGACTCGTCCATCTTTGTACAGAGCCCGAATTGCAACCAGCGCTACGGCTGGCATCCGGCCACCGTCTGCAAGATCCCGCCCGGCTGCAACCTGAAGATCTTCAACAACCAGGAGTTCGCCGCCCTGCTATCGCAGTCCGTGTCGCAGGGATTCGAGGCCGTCTACCAGTTGACGCGCATGTGCACCATCCGCATGTCGTTCGTAAAGGGCTGGGGCGCCGAGTATCGCCGCCAGACGGTCACCTCGACGCCCTGCTGGATCGAACTCCATCTGAACGGGCCGCTCCAGTGGCTGGATCGCGTGCTCACACAAATGGGTTCGCCGCGGCTGCCGTGCAGCTCCATGTCGTAA